In Papio anubis isolate 15944 chromosome 17, Panubis1.0, whole genome shotgun sequence, the following are encoded in one genomic region:
- the EME1 gene encoding crossover junction endonuclease EME1 isoform X3 encodes MALRKSSPSRDSGDSDSEELPTFAFLKKEPSSTKRRQPEREEKIVVVDISDSEASCPPTPGLLSPPVSDTAETVTQTQPVRLLSSESEDEEEFIPLAQRLTCKFLTYKQPSPEDSSSPIKSVLDHQNNEGVSCDWKKQPFPKIPEVPLHDTPEKSAADNKDLILDPCRQLPAYPSTCPGQSSSLVVTKANSDILPPQKKTKQSQKVQGRGSQGCRQQRQARQKESTLRRQERKNAALVTRMKAQRPEECLKYVIVVLDPVLLQMEGGGQLLGALQSMQCRCVIEAQAVPCSVTWRRRAGPSEDGEDWVEEPTVLVLLRAETFVSMIYNGKQGRLDSTMKGKETFQGFVTDITARTAGKALSLVIVDQEKCFSLELLSFDFLPCTSTQNPPSRGKQGTNKQTKEKQRKQPEASIGSMVSRVDAEEALVDLQLHTEAQAQIVQSWKELADFTCAFTKAVAETPFKKLRDETTFSFCVESDWAGGVKVDRAGRGLALVWRRQIQQLNRVSLETASAVVDAYPSPQLLVQAYRQCFSEQERQNLLADIQVRRGEGVTSTSRRVGPELSRRIYLQMTTLQPHLSLDSAD; translated from the exons ATGGCTCTAAGGAAGTCATCACCCTCACGAGATTCTGGTGATAGTGACTCTGAGGAGTTGCCAACATTCGCCTTTCTGAAGAAGGAACCATCTTCAACAAAGAGGAGACAGcctgagagggaggagaagaTTGTAGTGGTTGATATCTCAGATTCTGAAGCCTCCTGTCCTCCAACACCAGGGTTACTTTCACCACCTGTGTCAGACACAGCTGAAACTGTCACACAAACGCAGCCAGTCAGGTTGCTAAGCAGTGAAAGTGAAGATGAAGAAGAATTTATTCCTCTGGCTCAAAGGCTTACATGTAAGTTTCTGACCTACAAGCAACCGAGCCCTGAGGACTCTAGCTCCCCAATTAAAAGTGTTTTGGATCATCAAAATAATGAAGGTGTATCATGTGACTGGAAAAAGCAGCCCTTTCCAAAGATCCCTGAAGTTCCTCTCCATGATACCCCAGAGAAGAGTGCAGCAGATAACAAGGACCTGATCTTAGATCCATGCCGTCAGCTTCCAGCCTACCCCTCTACCTGCCCTGGCCAGAGCAGCAGCTTGGTAGTAACCAAAGCAAATTCTGATATCCTCCCACCACAGAAGAAAACCAAGCAGAGTCAGAAGGTCCAGGGAAGAGGCTCACAGGGATGCCGGCAGCAGAGACAAGCAAGGCAGAAGGAAAGCACCCTGAGAcgacaggaaagaaagaatgcaGCACTGGTTACCAGGATGAAAGCCCAGAGGCCAGAGGAATGCTTAAAATACGTCATTGTGGTGCTAGATCCAG TGCTTTTACAGATGGAAGGTGGGGGCCAGCTCCTGGGAGCACTGCAGTCCATGCAGTGCCGCTGTGTGATTGAGGCGCAGGCTGTGCCTTGCAGTGTCACTTGGAGGAGAAGGGCTGGGCCGTCTGAG GACGGAGAGGACTGGGTAGAGGAGCCAACAGTCCTGGTGCTGCTCCGGGCAGAGACATTTGTGTCCATGATCTACAATGGAAAGCAG GGAAGGCTGGACAGCACTATGAAAGGGAAGGAAACGTTTCAGGGCTTTGTAACTGACATCACAGCAAGGACAGCAGGGAAAGCTCTGTCACTGGTGATTGTGGATCAGGAGAAATGCTTCAG CCTGGAGCTGCTGTCCTTTGATTTCCTCCCCTGCACCAGCACTCAGAATCCTCCAAGCAGAGGGAAACAGGGAACAAATAAACAGACCAAGGAGAAGCAACGGAAACAACCAGAGGCCAGCATAGGGTCCATGGTATCCAGGGTAGACGCTGAAGAG GCATTGGTGGATCTGCAGCTACACACAGAAGCCCAGGCTCAAATTGTGCAGAGCTGGAAAGAACTGGCTGACTTCACATGTGCATTCACAAAGGCTGTGGCTGAGACGCCCTTCAA GAAACTCCGAGATGAAACTACCTTCTCCTTCTGTGTGGAGAGTGACTGGGCTGGAGGGGTGAAGGTGGACCGTGCTGGCAGGGGTCTCGCACTGGTCTGGAGGAGACAGATTCAGCAGCTGAACCGAGTCAGCCTGGAAACGGCCAGTGCAGTTGTGGATGCCTATCCCTCCCCACAGCTCCTGGTACAG GCTTATCGGCAGTGTTTTTCGGAGCAAGAACGCCAGAATTTGCTCGCAGACATACAGGTGCGCCGTGGGGAAGGTGTGACATCCACTTCTCGCCGCGTTGGACCAGAGCTATCCAGGCGTATCTACCTTCAGATGACCACTTTACAGCCACATCTCTCTTTAGATAGTGCTGACTGA
- the EME1 gene encoding crossover junction endonuclease EME1 isoform X1, with the protein MALRKSSPSRDSGDSDSEELPTFAFLKKEPSSTKRRQPEREEKIVVVDISDSEASCPPTPGLLSPPVSDTAETVTQTQPVRLLSSESEDEEEFIPLAQRLTCKFLTYKQPSPEDSSSPIKSVLDHQNNEGVSCDWKKQPFPKIPEVPLHDTPEKSAADNKDLILDPCRQLPAYPSTCPGQSSSLVVTKANSDILPPQKKTKQSQKVQGRGSQGCRQQRQARQKESTLRRQERKNAALVTRMKAQRPEECLKYVIVVLDPVLLQMEGGGQLLGALQSMQCRCVIEAQAVPCSVTWRRRAGPSEDGEDWVEEPTVLVLLRAETFVSMIYNGKQGRLDSTMKGKETFQGFVTDITARTAGKALSLVIVDQEKCFSTQNPPSRGKQGTNKQTKEKQRKQPEASIGSMVSRVDAEEALVDLQLHTEAQAQIVQSWKELADFTCAFTKAVAETPFKKLRDETTFSFCVESDWAGGVKVDRAGRGLALVWRRQIQQLNRVSLETASAVVDAYPSPQLLVQAYRQCFSEQERQNLLADIQVRRGEGVTSTSRRVGPELSRRIYLQMTTLQPHLSLDSAD; encoded by the exons ATGGCTCTAAGGAAGTCATCACCCTCACGAGATTCTGGTGATAGTGACTCTGAGGAGTTGCCAACATTCGCCTTTCTGAAGAAGGAACCATCTTCAACAAAGAGGAGACAGcctgagagggaggagaagaTTGTAGTGGTTGATATCTCAGATTCTGAAGCCTCCTGTCCTCCAACACCAGGGTTACTTTCACCACCTGTGTCAGACACAGCTGAAACTGTCACACAAACGCAGCCAGTCAGGTTGCTAAGCAGTGAAAGTGAAGATGAAGAAGAATTTATTCCTCTGGCTCAAAGGCTTACATGTAAGTTTCTGACCTACAAGCAACCGAGCCCTGAGGACTCTAGCTCCCCAATTAAAAGTGTTTTGGATCATCAAAATAATGAAGGTGTATCATGTGACTGGAAAAAGCAGCCCTTTCCAAAGATCCCTGAAGTTCCTCTCCATGATACCCCAGAGAAGAGTGCAGCAGATAACAAGGACCTGATCTTAGATCCATGCCGTCAGCTTCCAGCCTACCCCTCTACCTGCCCTGGCCAGAGCAGCAGCTTGGTAGTAACCAAAGCAAATTCTGATATCCTCCCACCACAGAAGAAAACCAAGCAGAGTCAGAAGGTCCAGGGAAGAGGCTCACAGGGATGCCGGCAGCAGAGACAAGCAAGGCAGAAGGAAAGCACCCTGAGAcgacaggaaagaaagaatgcaGCACTGGTTACCAGGATGAAAGCCCAGAGGCCAGAGGAATGCTTAAAATACGTCATTGTGGTGCTAGATCCAG TGCTTTTACAGATGGAAGGTGGGGGCCAGCTCCTGGGAGCACTGCAGTCCATGCAGTGCCGCTGTGTGATTGAGGCGCAGGCTGTGCCTTGCAGTGTCACTTGGAGGAGAAGGGCTGGGCCGTCTGAG GACGGAGAGGACTGGGTAGAGGAGCCAACAGTCCTGGTGCTGCTCCGGGCAGAGACATTTGTGTCCATGATCTACAATGGAAAGCAG GGAAGGCTGGACAGCACTATGAAAGGGAAGGAAACGTTTCAGGGCTTTGTAACTGACATCACAGCAAGGACAGCAGGGAAAGCTCTGTCACTGGTGATTGTGGATCAGGAGAAATGCTTCAG CACTCAGAATCCTCCAAGCAGAGGGAAACAGGGAACAAATAAACAGACCAAGGAGAAGCAACGGAAACAACCAGAGGCCAGCATAGGGTCCATGGTATCCAGGGTAGACGCTGAAGAG GCATTGGTGGATCTGCAGCTACACACAGAAGCCCAGGCTCAAATTGTGCAGAGCTGGAAAGAACTGGCTGACTTCACATGTGCATTCACAAAGGCTGTGGCTGAGACGCCCTTCAA GAAACTCCGAGATGAAACTACCTTCTCCTTCTGTGTGGAGAGTGACTGGGCTGGAGGGGTGAAGGTGGACCGTGCTGGCAGGGGTCTCGCACTGGTCTGGAGGAGACAGATTCAGCAGCTGAACCGAGTCAGCCTGGAAACGGCCAGTGCAGTTGTGGATGCCTATCCCTCCCCACAGCTCCTGGTACAG GCTTATCGGCAGTGTTTTTCGGAGCAAGAACGCCAGAATTTGCTCGCAGACATACAGGTGCGCCGTGGGGAAGGTGTGACATCCACTTCTCGCCGCGTTGGACCAGAGCTATCCAGGCGTATCTACCTTCAGATGACCACTTTACAGCCACATCTCTCTTTAGATAGTGCTGACTGA
- the EME1 gene encoding crossover junction endonuclease EME1 isoform X2 codes for MALRKSSPSRDSGDSDSEELPTFAFLKKEPSSTKRRQPEREEKIVVVDISDSEASCPPTPGLLSPPVSDTAETVTQTQPVRLLSSESEDEEEFIPLAQRLTCKFLTYKQPSPEDSSSPIKSVLDHQNNEGVSCDWKKQPFPKIPEVPLHDTPEKSAADNKDLILDPCRQLPAYPSTCPGQSSSLVVTKANSDILPPQKKTKQSQKVQGRGSQGCRQQRQARQKESTLRRQERKNAALVTRMKAQRPEECLKYVIVVLDPVLLQMEGGGQLLGALQSMQCRCVIEAQAVPCSVTWRRRAGPSEDGEDWVEEPTVLVLLRAETFVSMIYNGKQGRLDSTMKGKETFQGFVTDITARTAGKALSLVIVDQEKCFSTQNPPSRGKQGTNKQTKEKQRKQPEASIGSMVSRVDAEEALVDLQLHTEAQAQIVQSWKELADFTCAFTKAVAETPFNQPIVSQAGGRRS; via the exons ATGGCTCTAAGGAAGTCATCACCCTCACGAGATTCTGGTGATAGTGACTCTGAGGAGTTGCCAACATTCGCCTTTCTGAAGAAGGAACCATCTTCAACAAAGAGGAGACAGcctgagagggaggagaagaTTGTAGTGGTTGATATCTCAGATTCTGAAGCCTCCTGTCCTCCAACACCAGGGTTACTTTCACCACCTGTGTCAGACACAGCTGAAACTGTCACACAAACGCAGCCAGTCAGGTTGCTAAGCAGTGAAAGTGAAGATGAAGAAGAATTTATTCCTCTGGCTCAAAGGCTTACATGTAAGTTTCTGACCTACAAGCAACCGAGCCCTGAGGACTCTAGCTCCCCAATTAAAAGTGTTTTGGATCATCAAAATAATGAAGGTGTATCATGTGACTGGAAAAAGCAGCCCTTTCCAAAGATCCCTGAAGTTCCTCTCCATGATACCCCAGAGAAGAGTGCAGCAGATAACAAGGACCTGATCTTAGATCCATGCCGTCAGCTTCCAGCCTACCCCTCTACCTGCCCTGGCCAGAGCAGCAGCTTGGTAGTAACCAAAGCAAATTCTGATATCCTCCCACCACAGAAGAAAACCAAGCAGAGTCAGAAGGTCCAGGGAAGAGGCTCACAGGGATGCCGGCAGCAGAGACAAGCAAGGCAGAAGGAAAGCACCCTGAGAcgacaggaaagaaagaatgcaGCACTGGTTACCAGGATGAAAGCCCAGAGGCCAGAGGAATGCTTAAAATACGTCATTGTGGTGCTAGATCCAG TGCTTTTACAGATGGAAGGTGGGGGCCAGCTCCTGGGAGCACTGCAGTCCATGCAGTGCCGCTGTGTGATTGAGGCGCAGGCTGTGCCTTGCAGTGTCACTTGGAGGAGAAGGGCTGGGCCGTCTGAG GACGGAGAGGACTGGGTAGAGGAGCCAACAGTCCTGGTGCTGCTCCGGGCAGAGACATTTGTGTCCATGATCTACAATGGAAAGCAG GGAAGGCTGGACAGCACTATGAAAGGGAAGGAAACGTTTCAGGGCTTTGTAACTGACATCACAGCAAGGACAGCAGGGAAAGCTCTGTCACTGGTGATTGTGGATCAGGAGAAATGCTTCAG CACTCAGAATCCTCCAAGCAGAGGGAAACAGGGAACAAATAAACAGACCAAGGAGAAGCAACGGAAACAACCAGAGGCCAGCATAGGGTCCATGGTATCCAGGGTAGACGCTGAAGAG GCATTGGTGGATCTGCAGCTACACACAGAAGCCCAGGCTCAAATTGTGCAGAGCTGGAAAGAACTGGCTGACTTCACATGTGCATTCACAAAGGCTGTGGCTGAGACGCCCTTCAA TCAGCCCATTGTCTCTCAAGCTGGAGGCAGAAGGAGCTGA
- the MRPL27 gene encoding 39S ribosomal protein L27, mitochondrial has translation MASVVLALRTRTAVTSLLSSTPATALAVRYASKKTGGSSRNLGGKSSGKRLGIKKMEGHYVHAGNIIGTQRHFRWHPGAHVGLGKNKCLYALEEGIVRYTKEVYVPHPRNTEAVDLITRLPKGAVLYKTFVHVVPAKPEGTFKLVAML, from the exons ATGGCGTCTGTGGTGCTGGCGCTGAGGACCCGAACAGCTG TTACATCCTTGCTGAGCTCCACTCCTGCTACAGCTCTTGCTGTCAGATATGCATCCAAGAAGACGGGTGGTAGCTCCAGAAACCTTGGTGGAAAGTCATCAGGCAAACGCCTAGGCATTAAGAAAATGGAAG GTCACTATGTTCATGCTGGGAACATCATTGGAACACAGCGCCATTTCCGCTGGCACCCAGGTGCCCAT GTGGGTCTTGGGAAGAATAAATGTCTGTATGCCCTGGAAGAGGGGATAGTCCGCTACACTAAGGAGGTCTACGTGCCTCATCCCAGAAACACGGAGGCTGTGGATCTGATCACCAGGCTGCCCAAGGGTGCTGTACTCTACAAGACTTTTGTCCACGTGGTTCCTGCCAAGCCGGAGGGCACCTTCAAACTGGTAGCTATGCTTTGA